Proteins encoded in a region of the Neodiprion virginianus isolate iyNeoVirg1 chromosome 2, iyNeoVirg1.1, whole genome shotgun sequence genome:
- the LOC124298332 gene encoding DET1 homolog isoform X1 — translation MAGAEGRLEFVAEQCPISPRRIGPQNIVVRLRRREILGCRYPGSHPIVTRQFYQNVFPNFTVVNVEKPPCFLRKFSPDGRYLVAFSSDQTSVEVYEYRGASAAAALLVDCNGEYVGHKNDERTFRIRSSIFNQFFKAKWIVNVAQSNEQLNRECSLFTEDGRYVIVGSAAYIPDELRPHFYQIYSNNEALTPNPRSPLEDYSLHLVDIRTGRLCDSRQFKVDKIYLSHNQGLYLFKDILAVLSVQHQTIHIFQVLDGMFINIRRIGRFCFEDDGYLVTASWPTVNYRPFRDVTINSLKHKLLVHLFQRAKYISDLTKDPYELRRFYQYFDQLKALRMWKMQLLDTNHILVRYASEEVATLQASEPNAQPALLVIYDMVTAKVLGAYDNTSTQLLTQFENFSDFFRNPRVSTDRQYICSPSNNIYSRLIQHRFKQTIVSARYGGLTEATKRLLAQLPISAQSYSTSPYLDFTLFCYDEKWVSLMERPKACGEHPIRFYARDSGLLRFKIYAGMLGRLTPVVARRLVAFIFHPNDPFAISVQRTNAEYIVNFHVRHI, via the exons ATGGCAGGAGCGGAAGGGCGGCTGGAATTTGTGGCTGAACAATGTCCAATATCGCCGCGAAGAATCGGTCCCCAGAATATAGTGGTTCGTCTGCGTCGACGGGAGATACTGGGCTGCAGATACCCGGGTAGCCACCCTATCGTAACGAGGCAATTCTACCAAAACGTATTCCCAAACTTCACCGTAGTAAACGTCGAGAAACCTCCCTGTTTTCTGAGAAAATTCAGCCCTGACGGCAGGTACCTCGTCGCTTTCAGCTCTGACCAAACGTCAGTCGAGGTTTACGAGTACCGCGGAGCATCCGCCGCAGCCGCTCTCCTCGTCGATTGCAACGGCGAATACGTTGGGCATAAAAATGACGAAAGAACTTTTCGCATCAGGAGTAGCATCTTCAACCAATTTTTCAAG GCCAAATGGATCGTCAATGTTGCTCAAAGCAATGAACAGCTTAATCGAGAATGCAGTCTGTTCACGGAGGATGGGCGTTATGTGATCGTGGGATCTGCTGCTTACATACCAGACGAACTACGTCCACACTTCTATCAG ATCTATTCCAATAACGAAGCGTTAACACCAAATCCTAGATCTCCACTCGAAGACTACAGTCTTCATTTGGTTGACATTCGCACAGGACGACTATGTGATTCTAGGCAATTTAAAGTAGATAAAATTTACCTGTCGCACAACCAAG gtttatatttattcaaggACATCTTGGCTGTACTTTCTGTTCAGCATCAAACTATACACATATTTCAAGTACTGGATGGAATGTTTATTAACATCAGGAGAATTGGCAG ATTTTGCTTCGAGGATGATGGATATCTAGTCACTGCTTCTTGGCCTACTGTAAATTATAGACCTTTCAGAGATGTCACAATAAACAGCCTGAAGCATAAACTGCTTGTGCACTTATTCCAACGGGCTAAATATATCAGTGACTTGACAAAGGATCCGTATGAACTACGCCGATTTTATCAGTATTTCGATCAG TTGAAGGCTCTGCGCATGTGGAAAATGCAATTGCTAGACACAAATCATATACTGGTAAGGTATGCTAGTGAGGAAGTTGCAACACTACAGGCAAGTGAGCCAAATGCTCAACCAGCCCTTTTGGTTATCTACGACATGGTTACTGCCAAAGTTTTAGGCGCTTACGATAATACATCTACTCAGCTGTTGACACAGTTCGAAAATTTTagcgatttttttcgaaatccaAGGGTGAGCACTGACCGACAATACATATGCTCACCGTCAAACAATATTTACTCGAG ACTGATACAGCACAGGTTTAAGCAGACTATAGTCAGCGCGCGGTATGGTGGTCTAACAGAAGCAACAAAAAGATTGCTTGCTCAATTGCCAATTAGTGCTCAATCTTACTCCACCTCTCCTTACCTTGATTTTACGTTGTTCTGTTATGATGAAAAATGGGTCTCGCTGATGGAGCGGCCAAAGGCATGTGGCGAGCATCCCATACG CTTTTACGCCAGAGATTCTGGGTTACTTAGGTTCAAAATTTACGCTGGGATGCTGGGCCGATTGACGCCAGTGGTTGCTAGAAGACTAGTTGCGTTCATATTTCACCCTAATGATCCCTTTGCAATTTCCGTACAACGAACAAATGCTGAATATATTGTCAACTTTCACGTACGACATATTTAA
- the LOC124298332 gene encoding DET1 homolog isoform X2, producing the protein MAGAEGRLEFVAEQCPISPRRIGPQNIVVRLRRREILGCRYPGSHPIVTRQFYQNVFPNFTVVNVEKPPCFLRKFSPDGRYLVAFSSDQTSVEVYEYRGASAAAALLVDCNGEYVGHKNDERTFRIRSSIFNQFFKAKWIVNVAQSNEQLNRECSLFTEDGRYVIVGSAAYIPDELRPHFYQIYSNNEALTPNPRSPLEDYSLHLVDIRTGRLCDSRQFKVDKIYLSHNQGLYLFKDILAVLSVQHQTIHIFQVLDGMFINIRRIGRFCFEDDGYLVTASWPTVNYRPFRDVTINSLKHKLLVHLFQRAKYISDLTKDPYELRRFYQYFDQLKALRMWKMQLLDTNHILVRYASEEVATLQASEPNAQPALLVIYDMVTAKVLGAYDNTSTQLLTQFENFSDFFRNPRVSTDRQYICSPSNNIYSRLIQHRFKQTIVSARYGGLTEATKRLLAQLPISAQSYSTSPYLDFTLFCYDEKWVSLMERPKACGEHPIRYVCSSSIIYIYIYISIKT; encoded by the exons ATGGCAGGAGCGGAAGGGCGGCTGGAATTTGTGGCTGAACAATGTCCAATATCGCCGCGAAGAATCGGTCCCCAGAATATAGTGGTTCGTCTGCGTCGACGGGAGATACTGGGCTGCAGATACCCGGGTAGCCACCCTATCGTAACGAGGCAATTCTACCAAAACGTATTCCCAAACTTCACCGTAGTAAACGTCGAGAAACCTCCCTGTTTTCTGAGAAAATTCAGCCCTGACGGCAGGTACCTCGTCGCTTTCAGCTCTGACCAAACGTCAGTCGAGGTTTACGAGTACCGCGGAGCATCCGCCGCAGCCGCTCTCCTCGTCGATTGCAACGGCGAATACGTTGGGCATAAAAATGACGAAAGAACTTTTCGCATCAGGAGTAGCATCTTCAACCAATTTTTCAAG GCCAAATGGATCGTCAATGTTGCTCAAAGCAATGAACAGCTTAATCGAGAATGCAGTCTGTTCACGGAGGATGGGCGTTATGTGATCGTGGGATCTGCTGCTTACATACCAGACGAACTACGTCCACACTTCTATCAG ATCTATTCCAATAACGAAGCGTTAACACCAAATCCTAGATCTCCACTCGAAGACTACAGTCTTCATTTGGTTGACATTCGCACAGGACGACTATGTGATTCTAGGCAATTTAAAGTAGATAAAATTTACCTGTCGCACAACCAAG gtttatatttattcaaggACATCTTGGCTGTACTTTCTGTTCAGCATCAAACTATACACATATTTCAAGTACTGGATGGAATGTTTATTAACATCAGGAGAATTGGCAG ATTTTGCTTCGAGGATGATGGATATCTAGTCACTGCTTCTTGGCCTACTGTAAATTATAGACCTTTCAGAGATGTCACAATAAACAGCCTGAAGCATAAACTGCTTGTGCACTTATTCCAACGGGCTAAATATATCAGTGACTTGACAAAGGATCCGTATGAACTACGCCGATTTTATCAGTATTTCGATCAG TTGAAGGCTCTGCGCATGTGGAAAATGCAATTGCTAGACACAAATCATATACTGGTAAGGTATGCTAGTGAGGAAGTTGCAACACTACAGGCAAGTGAGCCAAATGCTCAACCAGCCCTTTTGGTTATCTACGACATGGTTACTGCCAAAGTTTTAGGCGCTTACGATAATACATCTACTCAGCTGTTGACACAGTTCGAAAATTTTagcgatttttttcgaaatccaAGGGTGAGCACTGACCGACAATACATATGCTCACCGTCAAACAATATTTACTCGAG ACTGATACAGCACAGGTTTAAGCAGACTATAGTCAGCGCGCGGTATGGTGGTCTAACAGAAGCAACAAAAAGATTGCTTGCTCAATTGCCAATTAGTGCTCAATCTTACTCCACCTCTCCTTACCTTGATTTTACGTTGTTCTGTTATGATGAAAAATGGGTCTCGCTGATGGAGCGGCCAAAGGCATGTGGCGAGCATCCCATACGGTACGTTTGTTCAAGcagtataattt atatatatatatatatatctataaaaacATAA
- the LOC124298336 gene encoding EF-hand calcium-binding domain-containing protein 1, whose translation MPEDGGGAKGVTLTAKVFDTLKKRTKFSRAELEALCKIYCKLITSPGQHAGPTTIINGMPSTAQTIEGIDRIIFRELMHNTFDILTEDTLIERMFCCWDRDSEGAIRLEAWILGLDVFLRGTQREKLEFCFRIYDLNNDGYITKDEMFQLLKNCLIKQPSEEDPDEGVRDLSELALRKLDVDRDGKVSFQDYETAIKEEPLLLEAFGQCLPTEENCVSFLSTLQP comes from the exons ATGCCCGAAGACGGTGGCGGAGCGAAGGGCGTCACGCTCACGGCGAAGGTCTTCGACACTCTGAAAAAACGGACGAAATTTTCTAG GGCGGAACTTGAGGCGCTCTGCAAGATCTACTGCAAGCTGATAACAAGTCCAGGTCAGCACGCGGGGCCGACGACGATAATAAACGGAATGCCTTCAACGGCGCAGACCATCGAG GGAATAGACAGGATTATATTTCGGGAATTGATGCACAACACTTTCGACATCCTAACGGAGGACACTCTGATCGAGCGAATGTTTTGCTGCTGGGATCGTGATAGCGAGGGTGCAATTCGCCTCGAAGCCTGGATCCTTGGTCTCGACGTATTTTTGCGCGGTACTCAAAGAGAGAAGCTAGAGTTCTGCTTCCGGATTTACGACCTCAACAACGACGGCTACATCACCAAAGACGAGATGTTTCAGTTGCTCAA GAATTGCCTGATCAAACAACCCAGCGAAGAGGATCCTGACGAGGGCGTCAGAGATCTGTCGGAACTAGCTCTTAGGAAGCTGGACGTTGATCGGGACGGAAAAGTCTCATTCCAGGACTATGAAACCGCCATAAAGGAAGAACCTCTACTTCTCGAAGCCTTCGGCCAATGTCTACCGACGGAAGAAAACTGTGTCAGTTTTCTGTCGACTCTACAGCCTTGA